In Chitinophagales bacterium, one DNA window encodes the following:
- the aspS gene encoding aspartate--tRNA ligase yields MYRTNTCGELRFTDAGKTVTLSGWVHRIRNFGSMIFVDLRDRYGITQLVFNPEKNAELAERAKELGREYVISVTGTIYKRSNINSNLPTGDIEIFAENFEILNVSKTPPFTIEDETDGGDELRMKYRYLDLRRKPVQQNLLHRHQVAKAVREYLDGEGFADVETPHLIKSTPEGARDFVVPSRLNPGHFYALPQSPQTFKQLLMVSGFDRYYQIVRCFRDEDLRADRQPEFTQIDCEMAFVEREDVLQMFEGMVKHVFKKVRGIELPAFPRITYEEAMKWYGNDKPDTRFEMRFVYLKDGIVNRVEKKDFKIFNEAEAVVGINAKGCAEYSRKQIDDLTAFVKQPQVGAQGLIYIRYHADGSLKSSIDKFYDYEDLKKVTAEFQAQPADLILLLAGDILKTVKALSELRLLMGTMLGLRKAEDFKPLWVLDFPLLEYDEDEKRWNAMHHPFTSWRKEEDGLLDTNPGRVKANAYDVVINGVEIGGGSIRIHNRNDQMRMFKMLGLSREEAESKFGFILNAFEFGAPPHGGIAFGFDRFCSITIANQENIRDFIAFPKNNMGRDMMLDAPGEIDDKQKKELGL; encoded by the coding sequence ATGTACCGAACCAATACCTGCGGTGAACTTCGATTTACGGATGCAGGAAAAACTGTTACGCTTAGCGGATGGGTGCACCGTATCCGCAATTTTGGGAGTATGATCTTTGTTGATCTCCGCGACCGTTATGGTATAACACAGCTGGTTTTTAACCCGGAAAAAAATGCTGAGCTCGCTGAGAGGGCGAAAGAGCTTGGCCGCGAATATGTAATCTCTGTTACTGGTACCATTTATAAGCGGTCGAATATCAATTCAAATTTGCCAACAGGTGATATTGAAATCTTTGCAGAAAACTTTGAAATATTGAATGTTTCAAAAACTCCTCCTTTTACTATTGAAGATGAAACGGATGGCGGGGACGAGTTGCGCATGAAATACCGCTACCTTGACTTGCGCAGAAAACCGGTACAACAAAATTTATTGCACCGCCACCAGGTGGCAAAGGCTGTCCGTGAATATTTAGACGGAGAGGGATTTGCAGATGTGGAAACTCCTCACCTAATTAAATCAACTCCCGAAGGTGCCCGGGATTTTGTAGTTCCCTCCCGCCTGAACCCGGGTCATTTCTACGCTTTACCCCAGTCTCCGCAAACCTTTAAGCAACTGCTGATGGTCAGCGGATTTGATCGCTATTACCAGATTGTTCGTTGTTTTAGAGATGAAGATTTGCGTGCCGATCGTCAGCCTGAATTTACACAAATAGATTGCGAGATGGCTTTTGTTGAGCGTGAAGATGTGCTCCAGATGTTTGAGGGCATGGTGAAGCACGTATTTAAAAAGGTAAGAGGAATTGAGCTGCCTGCCTTTCCGCGTATAACCTATGAGGAAGCAATGAAATGGTATGGGAACGATAAGCCCGATACGCGCTTTGAAATGAGGTTTGTTTATTTAAAAGATGGTATAGTGAACCGGGTTGAAAAAAAAGACTTTAAAATATTTAATGAAGCCGAAGCGGTAGTCGGAATCAATGCAAAAGGTTGCGCTGAATATTCCCGGAAGCAAATAGATGACCTTACCGCATTTGTAAAACAACCCCAGGTTGGTGCACAGGGATTGATCTACATCAGGTATCATGCAGATGGATCTTTAAAATCTTCAATAGATAAATTTTATGATTATGAAGATTTAAAAAAAGTTACTGCTGAGTTTCAGGCGCAGCCAGCTGATCTGATATTGCTTCTTGCAGGAGATATTTTGAAAACCGTAAAAGCGCTTAGTGAATTGAGATTACTTATGGGAACTATGCTGGGCCTCAGGAAGGCAGAAGATTTCAAACCGCTGTGGGTCCTTGATTTTCCTTTGCTGGAATATGATGAAGATGAAAAAAGATGGAATGCAATGCATCATCCATTCACTTCGTGGAGGAAAGAAGAGGATGGGCTTTTAGATACCAATCCCGGAAGAGTAAAGGCAAATGCATATGATGTGGTGATTAATGGAGTGGAAATTGGAGGAGGCTCTATTCGTATTCACAACAGGAATGACCAGATGCGGATGTTTAAGATGCTCGGCCTTTCGAGGGAAGAAGCGGAAAGCAAATTTGGTTTTATCCTGAATGCTTTTGAATTCGGTGCGCCTCCTCACGGAGGAATTGCTTTTGGCTTCGATCGGTTTTGTTCTATTACGATTGCGAACCAGGAAAACATTCGTGACTTTATCGCTTTTCCTAAAAATAATATGGGACGGGATATGATGCTCGATGCCCCGGGGGAAATTGATGATAAGCAAAAGAAAGAGTTGGGGTTATAA
- the gndA gene encoding NADP-dependent phosphogluconate dehydrogenase, whose product MIGLGTMGRNLLLNMADHGFAAAGFDLDTGKISQLESAATPGSQVKGFPTLAQMTKALNRPRKIMMLVPAGKPVDDVIENLLPLLEKGDVIIDGGNSHYTDTLRRVKYVEEKGIHFMGIGISGGERGARNGPSIMPGGDQEAYNSIKQILQAVAAKVGDSACVAYLGKDAAGHYVKMVHNGIEYAIMQLISETYWLLKKGAGLNNDQLHGVYAAWNEGDMKSFLLEITAAIFLQQDDKTPNRLVDLILDKAGSKGTGKWTSQDAMDLPVPVPVIDIAVSMRDLSSYKEERVAVAQLYSSQDLNNKPGISQDQLRDALHFATIICYAQGLAMLQKASEELKMEIPVPEVVRIWRGGCIIRSALLEIFLQAFNKTASLSNILLDPNVASLLKSKEQSIRQVITEAVKNGFPVAGMMAAISYFDAYRSAQLPTNLIQAQRDLFGAHTYQRVDMSGTFHTEWNQ is encoded by the coding sequence ATGATCGGCTTAGGAACCATGGGCCGCAACCTCTTGCTTAATATGGCTGATCATGGATTCGCCGCAGCAGGATTTGATCTGGATACAGGGAAAATTTCTCAGCTGGAGTCGGCGGCAACACCCGGCTCACAGGTGAAAGGTTTTCCAACTCTTGCACAAATGACCAAAGCACTGAACAGGCCGCGTAAAATAATGATGCTGGTACCAGCAGGCAAGCCGGTAGATGACGTAATTGAAAATTTATTGCCGCTGCTGGAAAAAGGCGACGTAATCATAGACGGGGGAAATTCTCATTATACCGATACACTCCGGCGTGTAAAATACGTGGAAGAAAAAGGAATCCATTTTATGGGAATAGGTATCTCGGGAGGAGAACGAGGCGCCCGAAACGGTCCGAGCATTATGCCCGGTGGAGACCAGGAAGCCTACAATTCAATTAAGCAAATACTGCAAGCTGTAGCAGCAAAGGTTGGCGATAGCGCATGCGTGGCCTACCTGGGTAAAGATGCTGCGGGCCACTATGTTAAGATGGTGCACAATGGTATTGAATACGCCATTATGCAACTCATCAGCGAAACGTACTGGCTTCTGAAAAAAGGAGCAGGATTAAACAACGACCAGCTTCATGGAGTGTACGCTGCCTGGAACGAAGGAGATATGAAATCTTTTCTTCTAGAAATAACAGCAGCTATTTTTTTGCAGCAGGATGACAAAACTCCTAACAGGCTCGTCGATTTGATACTCGATAAAGCCGGATCAAAGGGCACCGGTAAGTGGACTTCACAGGATGCTATGGATTTGCCTGTGCCTGTCCCGGTGATTGATATCGCAGTTTCCATGCGCGACCTTTCTTCATATAAAGAAGAAAGAGTAGCAGTAGCTCAGTTATATTCATCTCAGGATTTAAATAATAAGCCAGGCATATCCCAAGATCAATTGCGGGATGCTCTGCATTTTGCTACCATAATTTGTTATGCACAGGGACTGGCAATGCTTCAAAAAGCTTCCGAAGAATTGAAAATGGAAATTCCAGTTCCTGAGGTGGTAAGGATATGGCGCGGTGGATGCATTATCCGCTCAGCACTCCTGGAAATTTTCCTTCAGGCATTCAATAAAACTGCTTCCCTTTCTAATATTTTGCTTGATCCTAACGTGGCTTCCCTATTGAAATCTAAAGAGCAATCGATCCGGCAAGTAATTACGGAGGCTGTAAAAAATGGATTTCCCGTTGCGGGAATGATGGCTGCAATTTCCTATTTCGATGCGTACCGGAGCGCTCAGTTACCTACAAACCTGATACAGGCACAAAGGGATTTATTTGGGGCACATACCTACCAACGTGTTGACATGTCCGGCACCTTTCATACAGAATGGAATCAATAA
- a CDS encoding lysoplasmalogenase, which translates to MESKFDTSLRIYFIIAFINLMAIFFAADWLAMVTRPLMIPVLWVAFFQVTKNVFSPVRYLILFALFFSWIGDISMALQAMDSLFFFIGSVLFLIAYIIYAVAFFTEIRNRKMMLAQRPWLVVIGFAYGFGFPLLFRKQLDDMLVPVILYECIVTIMILMAFSRFNVSGNKSFQQVFAGVIFFLLSDSLAEINRFVQPFILGSFLIMFAYILAQVLIMKGIADQYAFMEEKVI; encoded by the coding sequence ATGGAAAGCAAGTTTGATACATCGCTTCGTATTTATTTTATCATTGCCTTTATAAATCTGATGGCAATTTTTTTTGCTGCCGATTGGCTGGCAATGGTCACCAGGCCTTTAATGATCCCTGTTTTGTGGGTTGCTTTTTTTCAGGTAACAAAAAATGTATTTAGCCCTGTCCGGTATCTTATTCTGTTCGCATTATTTTTTTCATGGATCGGTGATATAAGCATGGCATTGCAGGCCATGGATTCTCTTTTTTTCTTTATTGGTTCGGTATTATTCTTAATAGCCTATATAATTTATGCTGTTGCTTTTTTTACTGAAATCAGGAATAGAAAAATGATGCTGGCGCAAAGACCCTGGCTGGTAGTAATAGGTTTTGCATACGGTTTTGGTTTTCCTCTTTTGTTTAGAAAGCAGCTGGATGATATGTTGGTTCCGGTTATCCTTTATGAGTGCATCGTTACTATAATGATTTTAATGGCATTTAGTCGTTTCAATGTTTCAGGTAATAAGAGTTTTCAGCAAGTTTTTGCAGGTGTTATTTTTTTTCTCCTGTCTGATTCACTGGCTGAAATCAACAGGTTCGTACAGCCTTTCATTCTTGGTTCATTCCTTATTATGTTCGCTTATATATTAGCGCAAGTGTTAATTATGAAGGGGATAGCGGACCAATATGCATTTATGGAAGAGAAGGTTATTTAA
- a CDS encoding iron-sulfur cluster assembly accessory protein, which translates to MNDVFFEDKTTTTFECPVSLTDSAVNEIKRLLSEEKIPSDNALRIGVKGGGCSGMSYILGFDKKEENDEEYEIEGIKIIMNRSHKLYLFGMGINYENGLNARGFVFQNPNATKTCGCGSSFSA; encoded by the coding sequence ATGAATGATGTATTTTTTGAAGATAAAACAACGACCACTTTTGAATGTCCGGTATCCTTGACTGATAGTGCTGTAAATGAAATTAAACGGTTGTTGAGTGAGGAAAAAATACCCTCTGACAATGCATTGCGGATCGGGGTAAAAGGAGGTGGATGCTCTGGCATGAGTTATATATTAGGCTTTGATAAAAAGGAAGAGAATGACGAAGAATATGAAATAGAGGGAATAAAAATAATTATGAACAGATCTCATAAATTATACCTTTTTGGAATGGGCATTAATTATGAAAATGGATTAAATGCACGGGGATTTGTTTTTCAAAATCCTAATGCCACAAAAACCTGCGGTTGCGGCTCCTCTTTTTCAGCCTGA
- a CDS encoding Hpt domain-containing protein has protein sequence MKKKYHLDFLIDYYHDDTESMKTILELYLKETPKEIVSIEKALAQKDIATAKATTHKIKTNIAMLGIKETDAFVNAMHLIEPGDKISGDILKLFTGFQENIKAALAEIKSDFFGKI, from the coding sequence TTGAAAAAAAAATATCATCTTGATTTCTTAATAGATTATTATCATGATGATACAGAATCAATGAAGACCATTCTTGAGCTTTATTTAAAGGAAACTCCGAAGGAAATTGTCAGCATTGAAAAAGCACTGGCACAAAAAGATATTGCAACGGCGAAAGCCACTACACATAAGATCAAAACAAATATTGCCATGCTTGGAATCAAAGAAACAGATGCATTTGTAAACGCTATGCACTTAATTGAACCGGGCGATAAAATTTCAGGCGATATTCTAAAGCTGTTTACAGGTTTCCAGGAAAATATAAAAGCTGCACTTGCAGAAATAAAATCTGACTTTTTTGGTAAGATCTAA
- a CDS encoding glucose-6-phosphate dehydrogenase: protein MQKDKRPSASLLFIFGGSGDLNFRKLTPALYNLFLDDFLPEKFEIIGISRGEFSDSDYKNHLLEGLQKFSRRQNEIPDKWKSFSDHISYLKMDASDAGAYPQIADIVKNKEREWGIHPNSIFYMAVAPQLVPEIAPLLGKLEICADKKCTRIVVEKPFGHDLQSAHELNNLLQGIFAEDQIYRIDHYLGKETVQNILALRFANTLFEPIWNRNFLDHVQITAAETVGLENRAGYYDTSGALRDMVQNHILQLICMIAMEAPVSFEANEIRNKKVDVLNAIHPITKDEVHQFAVRGQYNSGNINGEKVSAYRNEKDVSPKSGTETFAAVKFIIDNWRWEGIPFYVRTGKYLEEKTTLITLQFRPAPHYAFPSEAGTSWRPNRLTIRIQPEEDTRIRFQAKRPGQSMVLDPVDMVFNYKTAYDGNSPEAYETLLLDVMQGDATLFMRADQVEAAWTVITPILEAWESRIPSDFPNYKPGSWGPEDAEALISRDGRYWISLPQNEGGS, encoded by the coding sequence ATGCAAAAAGATAAACGACCATCAGCTTCACTCCTGTTTATTTTTGGAGGAAGCGGCGATCTCAACTTCCGTAAGCTCACTCCGGCGCTCTACAATCTTTTCCTGGATGATTTTCTTCCGGAAAAATTCGAGATTATCGGTATTTCCAGGGGAGAATTTTCTGATAGCGATTATAAAAATCATTTGCTGGAAGGCTTGCAAAAGTTTTCACGCAGGCAAAATGAAATCCCGGATAAATGGAAATCTTTTTCTGATCACATATCTTATCTGAAGATGGATGCATCCGATGCAGGTGCTTATCCTCAGATAGCGGACATCGTTAAAAATAAAGAGAGGGAATGGGGCATTCATCCAAATTCTATTTTTTACATGGCTGTGGCACCGCAGCTGGTGCCTGAAATTGCTCCCCTCTTAGGTAAGCTTGAAATTTGTGCTGATAAAAAATGTACACGCATTGTAGTAGAAAAACCATTTGGTCACGACCTGCAAAGCGCGCACGAGCTGAATAATCTTTTACAGGGGATTTTTGCGGAAGACCAGATCTACCGCATCGACCACTATTTAGGAAAAGAAACGGTACAGAATATCCTTGCGTTGCGCTTTGCCAATACCTTATTTGAACCAATCTGGAATCGCAATTTCCTCGACCATGTGCAGATCACAGCTGCAGAAACGGTTGGTCTTGAAAACCGTGCAGGCTATTATGATACCTCCGGTGCATTGCGAGACATGGTGCAAAACCACATACTTCAGCTTATCTGCATGATTGCTATGGAAGCTCCTGTTAGCTTTGAAGCAAATGAAATCCGTAATAAAAAAGTGGATGTGCTGAACGCCATACATCCGATTACTAAGGACGAAGTGCATCAGTTTGCCGTCCGTGGACAATATAACAGCGGTAATATTAACGGAGAAAAAGTAAGTGCTTATAGAAACGAAAAAGATGTAAGCCCGAAATCGGGGACCGAAACATTTGCGGCTGTAAAATTTATTATTGACAATTGGCGGTGGGAAGGAATTCCATTTTATGTGCGCACCGGTAAATACTTGGAAGAAAAAACTACTTTAATCACCTTACAGTTCCGGCCAGCGCCACATTATGCTTTTCCTTCGGAAGCAGGAACCAGCTGGCGGCCGAACAGGCTTACAATTCGTATTCAGCCTGAAGAAGATACACGGATTCGTTTTCAGGCGAAGCGCCCGGGACAATCGATGGTGCTGGATCCCGTAGATATGGTTTTTAATTATAAAACCGCTTACGACGGCAATTCTCCGGAAGCCTATGAAACCCTGTTGCTCGATGTAATGCAGGGTGATGCCACCTTGTTTATGAGGGCAGATCAGGTTGAGGCTGCCTGGACTGTGATCACTCCCATTTTAGAAGCGTGGGAGTCGAGGATCCCGTCCGACTTCCCGAACTATAAGCCAGGTTCCTGGGGACCTGAAGATGCCGAAGCATTAATTTCAAGAGATGGCAGGTATTGGATTTCATTGCCTCAGAATGAAGGCGGCTCATAA
- a CDS encoding M20/M25/M40 family metallo-hydrolase, which yields MKSVILSISYLFIALPLFSQNSDSVTLRKIFNQALLKGEAYSNLEVLCRDYGKRLAGSPGAAGAVEYTKKLMLDLGVDSVWLQPCMVPHWVRGEKEIAYYISSKSEKKPLTICALGNSTGTGVQGITASLIEVRNWRELDSLGRKNIQGKIVFFNHPMDQTKISTFDAYGDAVQYRFSGPDSAASFGAVAVVIRSVSTAHDDFPHTGSLGYRDSTRKIPACALSTMAADELSSQLKQDPGTKFYFRQTCEMLPDVLSYNVIAELRGADHRDEYITVGGHIDAWETGNGAHDDGAGAVQSIEVLRIFKQLNMHPSHTIRAVMFMNEENGTRGAKQYAAQAKLKNEKHLFAIESDAGGFSPIGFGFDAPKEVREKIQSWKPLFTPYSIYDFEHGGDGADVGYLKNTGAVLSGLSPSPNRYFDYHHAASDTFDKVNRRELELGAAAMAALIYLVDKYGL from the coding sequence ATGAAATCAGTAATTCTTTCTATTTCTTATTTATTTATTGCTTTACCATTATTCTCCCAGAATTCAGATTCAGTTACGCTTCGTAAAATTTTTAATCAGGCACTCCTAAAGGGTGAAGCGTATAGCAATCTTGAAGTGCTCTGCCGTGATTATGGGAAACGACTGGCTGGGTCACCCGGTGCTGCAGGTGCTGTAGAATACACAAAAAAGCTTATGCTCGATCTTGGTGTAGACTCTGTCTGGCTGCAGCCCTGCATGGTTCCTCACTGGGTAAGGGGTGAAAAAGAAATTGCCTATTACATAAGTTCCAAATCTGAAAAAAAGCCGTTGACCATTTGCGCTCTTGGCAATTCAACTGGAACAGGTGTCCAGGGAATTACAGCCTCACTTATTGAAGTAAGAAATTGGAGAGAGCTGGATTCTTTAGGGCGAAAAAATATACAGGGGAAGATTGTCTTTTTTAACCATCCGATGGATCAAACTAAAATCAGCACCTTCGATGCATACGGTGATGCCGTTCAATATCGCTTTTCAGGCCCTGATTCTGCAGCCAGCTTTGGAGCCGTTGCAGTTGTGATTCGCTCTGTATCTACTGCGCACGATGATTTTCCACATACCGGTTCTTTGGGCTACCGTGATTCTACCAGGAAAATTCCAGCCTGTGCGCTCAGCACTATGGCAGCTGATGAGCTCAGTTCACAACTGAAACAAGATCCCGGCACAAAATTTTATTTCAGACAAACCTGTGAGATGCTTCCGGATGTGCTTTCCTATAATGTAATAGCGGAATTACGCGGTGCCGATCATCGGGATGAATATATTACAGTTGGTGGCCATATTGATGCATGGGAAACCGGAAATGGTGCGCATGATGATGGAGCAGGAGCTGTGCAAAGTATTGAAGTGCTGAGGATTTTTAAGCAATTAAACATGCATCCATCCCATACCATTCGTGCAGTAATGTTTATGAATGAAGAAAATGGAACAAGGGGAGCTAAACAGTATGCAGCACAGGCAAAGCTTAAGAATGAGAAGCACCTTTTCGCTATTGAATCAGACGCCGGCGGCTTTTCTCCTATTGGATTTGGATTTGATGCTCCAAAAGAAGTTAGAGAAAAGATTCAATCATGGAAACCTCTTTTCACACCCTATAGCATTTATGATTTCGAGCACGGCGGCGATGGGGCTGATGTAGGATATCTAAAAAATACAGGAGCGGTGCTCAGTGGATTATCACCTTCGCCAAACAGATATTTTGATTACCATCATGCTGCCAGCGATACTTTTGATAAGGTAAACAGGCGTGAGCTGGAATTAGGTGCTGCTGCAATGGCCGCACTGATTTATTTAGTGGATAAATATGGGTTATGA
- the pgl gene encoding 6-phosphogluconolactonase — protein sequence MRIHVEETPKKLIAVFADWIINYIGKVLMHQEIFTWAISGGNSPKQLYELLAQSPASDKILWKQLHIFFGDERYVSFDDIRNNGKMAYDALLSKVPIPPDQIHYMRTDIKLEDSVAAYKKILHDYFDTEKNSFDLVLLGMGDNGHTLSIFPESPLVAEKAKWVSGCYVEEQQMERITLTAPIVNKASQIAFLVTGENKAAMVKKVIEGAFTPDQYPAQLIKPDTGELHWFLDLAAASESDRSKIM from the coding sequence ATGCGAATTCATGTTGAAGAAACTCCGAAAAAGCTTATCGCTGTTTTTGCCGACTGGATCATTAATTATATTGGAAAGGTCTTAATGCACCAGGAAATTTTCACCTGGGCAATTTCCGGAGGAAACTCCCCAAAACAACTTTATGAGTTATTAGCGCAATCACCTGCAAGTGATAAGATATTATGGAAGCAACTGCATATTTTTTTTGGTGATGAACGTTACGTGTCATTCGATGACATTAGAAATAATGGAAAAATGGCTTATGATGCTCTTCTTTCTAAGGTACCAATTCCACCAGACCAAATTCATTACATGCGCACTGATATTAAGTTAGAAGATTCTGTAGCAGCGTATAAAAAAATTCTACACGATTACTTTGATACAGAAAAAAATTCGTTCGATCTGGTATTGCTGGGAATGGGTGACAACGGTCATACGTTATCCATTTTCCCCGAATCACCGCTTGTTGCAGAGAAAGCAAAATGGGTAAGCGGATGTTATGTGGAAGAACAGCAAATGGAGCGCATTACCCTTACTGCACCTATTGTAAATAAAGCTTCTCAGATTGCATTTTTAGTTACCGGAGAAAATAAAGCCGCGATGGTAAAAAAGGTGATAGAAGGAGCTTTTACTCCAGACCAATATCCGGCACAATTGATAAAGCCTGATACAGGTGAGTTACATTGGTTTTTAGATCTGGCGGCTGCCTCAGAATCAGATAGGAGTAAAATTATGTAG